One Nostoc sp. UHCC 0302 DNA window includes the following coding sequences:
- a CDS encoding family 10 glycosylhydrolase yields the protein MKNREKCYEKIIKTRFFLLSFKLLLVNYLGILPVTAASTEPVLSVVYSSENTNQWTGITQRLQAVGAKYCVISLANVNSVADWGDRRVLFLPNVETLTPSQAIALEGWMSKGGRLIASGPVGSLSAPGVRQLLRSLLGGYWGFGLNDTEQMKPTKANFQEWATQSGLFGKAHGGVVVPNDVTTQAVAVWNTKDNPAAVVSTERSTFLGWRWGTDAIAAPELDSAWLKAALNRHLTAPPKGRNKVEGGSQNCSTSVAVSGDKNRVAEEQSFSSISSVPTSPRSSTAAKVATAPQPRQIKSPEAIDQLEQAVGLDLTPKSNVVIDNNQALTLQQELENLIGRVESAHLAASTYASTGSQAISDNKPVYAPQSLKEQQTQFASTRLGAPVLSTEQALAQARVIAKNLPQLIAQKNYTLARQQWLMAKTTLWKQFPIDRRLAQPETRAVWLDRGTIVRAGSEKGLAEVFDRLAEAGINTVFFETVNASYPIYPSQVAPQQNPLTRGWDPLAAAVKLAHQRNMELHAWVWTFAASNQRHNEILNLNRDYPGPVLAAHPDWANYDNLGNMIPPGQSKPFFDPANPELRQYLLKLYEEIVTRYQVDGLQLDYIRYPFQDPFAGRTYGYGKAARAQFQQLTGVDPVNISLDQPDLWQKWTAFRTQQVDSFVAQLSQELRQKRRDLILSVAVFPLPELERIQKLQQHWEVWAKQGDIDLIVPMTYALDTSRFQQLAQPWIASTQLGSALLVPGIRLLSLPTIGAFDQLQLIRDLPVSGYALFAAENFNNELDKLLSRTQGKVQTATSEPIPFRQPFQTAAVRYTALQREWKFVLQNDQLQIPAKEISDFNNQAEVLQGALNNLAASPSASKLLAVRASLTRFQSQFRVLMSREVIQNSYQVKVWEYRLVTIERLLRYGERRVQLRR from the coding sequence GTGAAGAATCGGGAAAAATGCTATGAAAAAATAATAAAAACCAGATTCTTCCTTTTAAGTTTTAAATTATTATTAGTTAATTATTTGGGGATTTTGCCAGTAACAGCAGCGTCAACAGAACCTGTATTGAGCGTCGTATATAGTTCAGAAAATACTAATCAATGGACAGGCATAACTCAGCGCTTGCAGGCAGTTGGGGCGAAATATTGTGTGATTAGCCTAGCTAATGTGAACAGTGTGGCAGATTGGGGCGATCGCCGGGTATTATTTTTGCCAAATGTAGAAACATTAACGCCATCACAAGCGATCGCTCTAGAAGGATGGATGAGTAAGGGGGGGCGCTTAATTGCTAGTGGCCCTGTAGGTAGTCTGTCAGCACCGGGAGTCCGCCAATTATTGCGATCGCTCCTGGGAGGTTATTGGGGATTCGGCCTCAATGATACAGAACAGATGAAACCCACAAAAGCCAACTTCCAGGAATGGGCAACTCAAAGCGGACTATTTGGCAAAGCACACGGTGGCGTTGTCGTTCCTAATGATGTCACCACACAAGCTGTTGCTGTTTGGAATACTAAAGATAATCCTGCCGCTGTAGTGTCAACTGAGCGTTCCACCTTTTTGGGTTGGCGTTGGGGAACAGATGCAATTGCTGCCCCAGAATTAGATAGCGCCTGGTTAAAAGCTGCCCTGAATCGACATCTGACAGCACCACCAAAAGGCAGAAATAAAGTAGAAGGGGGTTCTCAAAACTGTTCTACGTCGGTCGCGGTATCGGGGGATAAGAACAGAGTGGCAGAGGAGCAATCCTTTTCCTCCATCTCCTCTGTTCCCACATCTCCCCGTTCTTCCACTGCTGCTAAGGTCGCTACTGCTCCTCAACCCAGACAGATCAAATCGCCAGAGGCTATTGACCAACTGGAACAAGCGGTGGGTTTGGATCTTACACCTAAGTCCAATGTGGTAATTGATAACAATCAAGCTCTAACTCTTCAGCAAGAGCTTGAAAATTTGATTGGTCGAGTTGAAAGCGCCCATTTAGCAGCCTCGACCTATGCTTCTACTGGCAGCCAAGCAATTTCTGATAACAAGCCCGTTTACGCTCCCCAGTCGCTAAAAGAGCAGCAAACGCAATTTGCTTCTACCAGACTTGGCGCACCAGTTCTTAGTACTGAGCAAGCGTTGGCACAAGCAAGGGTAATTGCCAAAAACTTACCCCAGTTGATTGCCCAAAAAAACTACACTTTGGCTCGTCAGCAGTGGCTAATGGCTAAAACGACCTTATGGAAGCAGTTTCCTATTGATCGGCGGTTAGCTCAACCAGAAACTAGAGCTGTTTGGTTAGACCGAGGGACGATTGTCCGTGCTGGTAGCGAAAAAGGACTAGCCGAGGTTTTTGATCGACTGGCGGAAGCTGGGATTAATACCGTCTTTTTTGAAACTGTTAATGCTAGCTATCCTATTTATCCAAGCCAAGTTGCACCGCAGCAAAACCCATTAACTCGCGGATGGGATCCACTGGCGGCAGCGGTGAAATTAGCCCATCAGCGGAACATGGAATTACACGCTTGGGTTTGGACTTTTGCGGCTAGCAACCAGCGTCACAATGAGATTCTCAATCTCAATCGTGATTATCCAGGGCCAGTGCTGGCTGCTCATCCCGATTGGGCAAACTACGATAACCTGGGCAATATGATTCCCCCTGGTCAGAGTAAACCATTCTTTGACCCTGCCAACCCAGAATTGCGGCAGTATTTACTGAAGCTATACGAAGAAATTGTCACTCGCTATCAAGTCGATGGTCTACAACTAGACTACATTCGCTATCCTTTCCAAGACCCATTCGCTGGTCGAACTTATGGGTATGGTAAAGCAGCTAGAGCGCAGTTTCAGCAACTTACTGGTGTAGATCCGGTAAATATTTCTCTTGATCAACCGGATCTATGGCAAAAGTGGACTGCATTTCGCACCCAACAAGTTGATAGTTTTGTTGCCCAACTATCACAGGAATTGCGACAAAAACGGCGGGATTTAATTTTGTCGGTTGCTGTATTCCCGCTGCCGGAACTAGAACGTATTCAGAAACTTCAACAACACTGGGAAGTTTGGGCAAAGCAGGGGGATATAGATTTAATCGTTCCTATGACTTATGCTCTGGATACTTCTCGCTTCCAACAGCTGGCTCAACCTTGGATCGCCTCTACACAATTAGGATCTGCCTTATTAGTACCGGGAATTCGTCTACTTTCTTTGCCAACAATCGGAGCGTTCGATCAACTCCAATTGATTAGGGACTTACCAGTTAGCGGTTATGCTCTCTTTGCAGCAGAAAATTTTAACAATGAGCTAGACAAACTTTTGAGTCGCACCCAAGGCAAAGTTCAAACCGCAACAAGTGAACCTATTCCTTTCCGTCAACCTTTTCAAACTGCCGCCGTGCGTTACACGGCACTGCAACGGGAATGGAAGTTTGTTTTGCAAAATGACCAACTGCAAATCCCTGCTAAAGAGATTTCAGATTTTAATAATCAAGCAGAAGTTCTACAAGGTGCTTTAAATAACCTTGCTGCGTCGCCTTCTGCTAGTAAATTACTAGCGGTTAGAGCTTCGTTAACTCGGTTCCAGTCTCAATTTCGCGTATTGATGAGCCGTGAGGTTATACAAAATTCTTATCAAGTCAAAGTCTGGGAATATCGTCTTGTCACTATAGAAAGGCTATTGCGTTACGGTGAACGGCGAGTGCAGTTGCGTCGTTAG
- a CDS encoding TIGR03279 family radical SAM protein: MSTIHPARITKVLPDSIAAEIGFEAGDALVAINGTRPRDLIDYQFLCADEVLELEVLDAVGKTHHLEIEKDYDQDLGLEFETALFDGLIQCNNHCPFCFIDQQPPGKRSSLYFKDDDYRLSFLYGSYLTLTNLPEREWQRIEQMRLSPLYVSVHATEPEIRIKLLKNPRAGQILQQLKWFQKRRLQIHAQVVVCPGINDGKHLEQTLKDLASFYTGEVPTVASVAVVPVGLTRFRPHQDELTPVTREKAKEIISQVRSLSQKFRQQFGSSVAWLADEWFLIAGEELPSESEYEEYPQIDNGVGSIQLFVKQFAAAAAELLPPKVYPQRKLTWVVGNAVEKAFQPILQKLNDVEGLEVNMQALCSDYWGQNISVTGLLTGHDLLLNLKEQDLGDGILLPNVMLKHGESVFLDDVSIEEVARHLNTKILPVAGVEELINTCIAEIVSI; the protein is encoded by the coding sequence ATGTCTACTATTCATCCTGCCCGAATTACCAAAGTACTGCCTGATTCAATAGCTGCTGAAATTGGCTTTGAGGCGGGGGATGCACTAGTTGCTATTAATGGCACACGTCCCCGCGACTTAATTGATTATCAGTTTCTTTGTGCTGATGAAGTTTTAGAACTAGAAGTTTTAGACGCTGTTGGTAAAACCCACCATCTGGAAATTGAAAAAGACTACGACCAGGATCTGGGGTTAGAATTTGAAACTGCCCTTTTTGATGGCTTAATTCAGTGCAATAATCACTGCCCGTTTTGTTTTATCGACCAACAACCACCAGGTAAGCGCTCTAGCCTGTACTTTAAAGATGACGATTACCGTTTGAGCTTTCTTTATGGCTCTTACCTGACTCTCACTAATTTACCAGAAAGAGAATGGCAGCGAATTGAACAAATGCGCCTGTCTCCCTTATACGTTTCTGTTCACGCTACGGAACCGGAAATTAGAATTAAACTGCTGAAAAATCCGCGCGCGGGACAAATTCTGCAACAACTTAAGTGGTTTCAAAAAAGACGACTCCAAATTCATGCTCAAGTAGTCGTTTGCCCTGGTATTAATGATGGCAAACATCTGGAACAAACCCTAAAAGATTTAGCGTCCTTTTACACTGGTGAAGTGCCGACAGTAGCATCGGTAGCAGTTGTCCCAGTGGGTTTAACACGGTTTCGCCCCCACCAAGACGAACTCACACCCGTAACGAGAGAAAAAGCCAAAGAAATAATTTCCCAAGTGCGATCGCTTTCACAAAAATTTCGCCAACAATTTGGTTCTAGTGTTGCTTGGTTAGCCGATGAGTGGTTTTTGATTGCAGGTGAGGAATTACCAAGCGAATCTGAATATGAAGAGTATCCCCAAATTGATAACGGTGTTGGTTCAATTCAGCTGTTTGTTAAGCAATTTGCAGCCGCTGCGGCAGAATTACTGCCGCCAAAAGTTTATCCTCAAAGAAAATTAACTTGGGTAGTGGGCAACGCCGTAGAAAAAGCATTTCAACCAATTTTGCAAAAGTTGAATGATGTTGAGGGTTTAGAAGTTAATATGCAAGCTTTGTGTAGCGATTACTGGGGGCAAAATATTAGTGTCACAGGATTACTAACTGGTCATGATTTGCTTTTAAACTTAAAAGAGCAAGATTTAGGCGATGGAATTTTACTGCCAAATGTCATGCTTAAACACGGTGAATCAGTATTTTTAGATGATGTCAGTATTGAAGAAGTAGCTCGTCATCTGAATACAAAAATTTTACCAGTAGCAGGAGTTGAGGAATTGATCAATACCTGTATTGCTGAAATAGTCAGCATTTAA
- a CDS encoding undecaprenyl-diphosphate phosphatase produces MVTILEVSSINLFCSQLLQVGVSSTEVNLIQQLFQAFVLGIVQGITEFLPISSTAHLQVFTKAFHWEELGSKPFVATIQFGSVIAVLMYFRQLITQVLSGSWAAFQEKDWQREEWKLLVGIAIGTLPALVGGFLLKKVLNDDNSAINSMTTIAIASIVMALLLGAAEKLGSRKRDFNSVTIIDGLLIGLGQMLALAPGVSRSGSTLTTALFLGLERQTAAKFSFLLGIPTLTIATLYEFFKEALGKIDLIVVGVGTLSAFVFSYISIAWLLKYLQTRNTWIFVWYRLAFGASILGAIATGLLRNN; encoded by the coding sequence ATGGTGACAATCTTAGAAGTGAGCAGTATAAATTTGTTCTGCTCGCAACTGCTACAGGTGGGAGTCTCATCAACTGAAGTCAACTTAATACAGCAACTGTTTCAGGCATTTGTACTAGGAATTGTGCAAGGCATCACAGAATTTCTGCCAATTAGCAGTACAGCTCATCTACAAGTGTTCACCAAAGCCTTCCACTGGGAGGAATTGGGGTCGAAACCTTTTGTAGCCACGATTCAATTTGGCAGTGTTATTGCCGTGTTGATGTATTTTCGGCAACTGATTACTCAAGTTTTAAGTGGAAGTTGGGCTGCTTTTCAAGAAAAAGATTGGCAGCGAGAAGAATGGAAATTATTAGTAGGGATAGCAATAGGAACCCTACCTGCCTTAGTCGGTGGATTTCTGCTGAAGAAGGTGCTAAATGATGATAATTCCGCGATTAATAGCATGACCACCATTGCGATCGCTTCAATTGTGATGGCACTCTTATTAGGTGCAGCAGAGAAATTAGGCAGTCGCAAACGAGATTTTAACTCTGTCACCATTATTGATGGACTGCTAATCGGATTAGGTCAGATGCTGGCTTTAGCACCAGGTGTATCTCGTTCTGGCTCAACTTTAACAACAGCCTTATTTCTGGGGCTAGAGAGACAGACAGCAGCCAAATTTTCCTTTTTATTAGGAATTCCTACCCTAACGATTGCCACTTTATACGAATTTTTTAAAGAAGCGCTGGGCAAAATTGACTTAATAGTGGTAGGCGTAGGAACATTATCAGCATTTGTATTTTCTTATATATCAATCGCTTGGTTGTTAAAATATCTTCAAACCCGCAACACTTGGATATTTGTTTGGTATCGTCTAGCGTTTGGGGCGTCAATCCTCGGTGCGATCGCAACTGGGCTGTTGCGGAATAATTGA
- a CDS encoding DUF3120 domain-containing protein → MINNTLSSYTSSTPAIDTNLHATGIGQQSIKELESTLSLSPSLPLPISSRQTWLVFAAAVFLVSVPVFIEAPLVRSLPSLSLAMTALWVWLSFTLMSRPATYLWGDLLLGFSWSWLAGALYWGWLRWEPLWHLPLESIGLPFAFWCLIRNWGKVGTWFYLGSLLGTVLTDIYFYLVDLMPYWRQIMRVDADGASQVLQNALIQVQTPWGQTWALILAFMLLSIGVLSLTKKQKHWYAFGGAVLSTILVDSLFLLAAIAA, encoded by the coding sequence TTGATTAATAATACATTGTCCTCCTACACTTCTTCTACCCCTGCTATTGATACAAATTTGCATGCAACTGGCATTGGGCAGCAGAGCATTAAGGAACTAGAGTCTACACTCTCTTTGTCGCCGTCTCTACCCTTACCCATCTCTTCTAGACAAACTTGGTTAGTATTTGCGGCGGCAGTGTTTTTGGTATCAGTACCAGTATTTATCGAAGCGCCACTAGTGCGATCGCTGCCAAGTTTAAGTTTAGCCATGACAGCGCTTTGGGTGTGGCTGAGTTTTACTCTTATGTCACGTCCTGCAACTTATCTGTGGGGGGATTTGCTTTTAGGATTTAGTTGGAGTTGGTTAGCAGGAGCATTGTACTGGGGCTGGTTACGTTGGGAACCTTTATGGCATCTCCCATTAGAATCTATAGGGTTGCCATTTGCCTTTTGGTGTTTAATACGGAATTGGGGCAAGGTGGGTACTTGGTTTTATTTAGGTTCTTTACTTGGGACAGTTTTAACTGATATTTATTTCTATTTAGTAGATTTAATGCCCTATTGGCGGCAAATTATGCGAGTAGATGCAGATGGCGCATCGCAAGTTTTACAAAATGCCCTCATCCAAGTACAAACACCTTGGGGACAGACTTGGGCGCTAATTCTTGCCTTCATGCTGTTAAGCATTGGGGTTTTATCTTTAACTAAAAAGCAAAAGCACTGGTATGCCTTTGGCGGTGCAGTTTTAAGTACGATCTTGGTAGATAGCTTGTTCTTGTTAGCAGCCATAGCAGCGTAA
- the psbU gene encoding photosystem II complex extrinsic protein PsbU codes for MKGLVRLVTLFSLLAGCWGWLGTTQIAQAASFNNFAFPQVPVLAIERQNRADAKLGTEFGKKIDLNNTNVRAFQQFPGLYPGLAKKIIKNAPYQKVEDVLDLPGLSDRQKQTLQANFDHFTVTDLEPAFNEGDDRFNNGIYR; via the coding sequence GTGAAAGGATTGGTGCGTTTAGTAACACTGTTTAGTTTGTTGGCCGGTTGCTGGGGATGGTTGGGAACAACTCAGATAGCCCAAGCAGCTAGTTTCAACAATTTTGCTTTTCCGCAAGTTCCAGTTCTGGCAATTGAGCGTCAGAATCGGGCAGACGCTAAGCTAGGAACAGAATTTGGTAAAAAAATTGATTTGAATAATACCAATGTTCGAGCTTTTCAACAGTTTCCAGGGCTTTATCCAGGCCTTGCTAAGAAAATCATCAAGAATGCTCCTTACCAGAAGGTAGAGGATGTATTGGATCTTCCAGGATTGAGCGATCGCCAAAAACAAACTCTGCAAGCTAACTTCGATCACTTCACTGTGACAGACTTAGAACCTGCCTTCAACGAGGGAGATGATCGCTTTAATAACGGTATCTATAGATAA
- the nadB gene encoding L-aspartate oxidase: MPEIDIPSQFDVLVVGAGAAGLYTALCLPESLRVGLITKETVALSASDWAQGGIAAAVAPEDSPTLHIEDTIQAGVGLCDRPAVEFLAEQAPSCIQSLVNLGVAFDRHGKALALTLEAAHSRHRVLHAADTTGREVTTTLTAQVLRRQNIQVIQQALALSLWLELESGRCQGISLFYQGKVSWVSAGAVVLATGGGGQVFAQTTNPAVSTGDGVAIAARAGVILRDLEFVQFHPTALTKPGADRFLISEAVRGEGAHLVDNEGRRFAFDYHPAGELAPRDVVSRAIFSHLQRTDPDPATAHVWLDMRPIPADQIRHRFPNIIKVCQHWGIDVFNEPIPVAPAAHYWMGGIVTDLMNRTNIPDLYAVGETASTGVHGANRLASNSLLECIVFGAQMANIQVANVGLPTTPPVLRSREFNTNASEWQVQQVQLETLREKLPRLVWQSAGICREQSRLETAIATIEAWQQDFAALPLSQFLFSLRPQEIVSFELLDIERQLRLWAETRNLLDVAGLILKSAAFRTESRGGHYRLDYPQTDPGWQVHTLVQTNHWWKSPVINN, encoded by the coding sequence TTGCCTGAGATAGATATTCCTAGCCAATTTGATGTCTTAGTAGTCGGCGCTGGTGCCGCCGGACTGTACACGGCGCTGTGTCTACCAGAGTCCTTACGAGTCGGCTTGATTACTAAAGAAACCGTCGCTTTATCTGCCAGTGATTGGGCGCAAGGTGGCATTGCCGCAGCTGTTGCCCCAGAAGATTCTCCGACGTTGCATATTGAAGACACAATCCAAGCGGGTGTGGGTTTATGCGATCGCCCTGCTGTCGAGTTTCTCGCAGAACAAGCCCCAAGCTGTATTCAATCTTTGGTTAACTTGGGTGTAGCTTTTGACCGTCATGGCAAAGCTTTAGCTTTAACTTTAGAGGCAGCCCATTCTCGTCACCGTGTTCTCCACGCTGCCGACACCACAGGTAGAGAAGTTACTACAACTCTCACTGCTCAAGTTCTGCGCCGCCAGAATATTCAAGTTATTCAGCAAGCTTTGGCTTTGAGTTTATGGCTAGAGCTTGAAAGTGGTCGCTGTCAAGGAATTAGCCTGTTCTATCAAGGTAAAGTCAGCTGGGTAAGCGCTGGTGCTGTCGTACTGGCGACTGGTGGTGGTGGTCAGGTATTTGCCCAAACAACTAACCCGGCTGTGAGTACAGGTGATGGGGTAGCGATCGCAGCTCGTGCTGGGGTGATTCTCCGCGATTTAGAGTTTGTCCAATTTCATCCTACAGCCCTTACCAAACCCGGTGCTGATCGCTTTTTGATTAGTGAAGCTGTGCGCGGTGAGGGAGCGCACCTCGTCGATAATGAAGGGCGGCGTTTTGCCTTTGACTACCACCCTGCGGGTGAACTCGCACCTAGAGATGTAGTCAGTAGAGCAATTTTCAGCCATTTGCAACGTACAGACCCCGACCCAGCTACTGCCCATGTGTGGTTGGATATGCGCCCCATCCCCGCTGACCAAATTCGTCACCGCTTTCCTAACATCATTAAAGTTTGTCAGCATTGGGGTATTGATGTTTTCAATGAACCAATTCCAGTAGCCCCTGCTGCTCATTATTGGATGGGTGGTATTGTTACGGATCTAATGAATCGCACAAATATTCCTGATTTGTACGCTGTAGGTGAAACCGCTAGTACTGGGGTACATGGGGCAAATCGCCTCGCTAGCAATTCCCTGCTAGAATGCATTGTGTTTGGCGCTCAAATGGCAAATATTCAGGTGGCAAATGTTGGGTTGCCAACAACACCACCAGTGCTGCGATCGCGAGAATTTAATACTAATGCTAGCGAGTGGCAGGTTCAGCAAGTACAACTAGAAACATTGAGAGAAAAGTTACCGCGGCTAGTGTGGCAAAGTGCGGGAATTTGCCGCGAACAATCACGATTAGAGACAGCGATCGCTACCATTGAAGCTTGGCAGCAAGATTTCGCTGCTTTGCCTTTAAGTCAGTTTTTATTTTCTTTACGTCCCCAAGAAATAGTTAGTTTTGAACTACTGGATATTGAACGGCAATTGCGACTTTGGGCTGAAACCCGCAATTTATTGGATGTGGCTGGTTTAATTCTCAAAAGTGCCGCTTTTAGAACTGAAAGCCGTGGGGGACACTACCGCCTAGATTATCCTCAAACAGACCCCGGTTGGCAAGTCCATACACTTGTACAGACAAACCACTGGTGGAAATCTCCAGTAATAAATAATTAA
- a CDS encoding CHASE2 domain-containing protein has protein sequence MNKQLGKRFVKLRLKLKQPLSRGYREFLTAFSVAVCILLLRSIGLLQSLELAALDQFFRFRPNEPPEERITVVVIDEASLRQVGSWPIPDQVIAQLLQKLNVYQPRAIGLDIYRNFPVEPGNQELVNAYKSMPNLIGIELLGNDKNKNAGVLPPPVLSQRKQVGFNNVLYDPDGKIRRSLLYWHVNNQAHESFALKVALLYLKSKGITPTKAASNPEYLQLGKAVFPPFQANDGAYVGIDAAGYQILSNFPKPRCQSSSVKFCSYRQASMSDILNNRVPENWLRNRIVLIGSTAPSLQDFVFIPYSSRLMGTAQPISGIELQAYFINELISAAIEGRPLLKVWHDLVENLWIFVWSYIGAVTTWRIRHPTRSLLCILVSCFVLNLAAYFAFLSGWWIPIIPPLLTFGISAIWMTSHIAHMQEEWKRSKEFLHHVINTIPDPIFVKNERHQWIVLNEAYCRFIGYPNPVLIEKSDYDFFPKHEADVFRQQDELVFRTQQPQEHEEEFTDANGQTHQIATKRSLHKDAAGNLFLVGVIRDITERKLMEEKLKRTAAELFRSNNELKLKEDHLRYLAYHDHLTGLSNRKFFVEQLRESLHWAQNNNLLLALLFIDLDGFKQVNDTLGHEMGDRLLVAIAQRLSNSLRASDTVSRLGGDEFTVILRAIPNVQVAATVADKILGSIAEVIILDGYHTRVSASIGISVYPYNSQDSETLVRQADSAMYRAKHLGKNRYEFA, from the coding sequence ATGAATAAGCAGCTAGGCAAGCGTTTTGTAAAGTTAAGGTTAAAACTGAAACAACCGCTTAGTCGAGGATACAGGGAATTCTTAACTGCCTTCAGCGTTGCAGTCTGCATACTACTTTTGCGCTCTATTGGATTATTACAATCTTTAGAGTTGGCAGCTTTGGATCAATTTTTTCGCTTTCGTCCGAATGAACCGCCAGAAGAGCGCATTACCGTTGTAGTGATTGATGAAGCCTCTTTACGCCAAGTGGGTTCTTGGCCGATTCCAGATCAGGTCATAGCCCAGTTATTGCAAAAATTAAACGTTTATCAACCCCGTGCGATCGGCTTAGATATTTACCGGAATTTCCCAGTAGAGCCTGGTAATCAGGAACTGGTTAATGCTTATAAGTCGATGCCCAACTTGATTGGTATTGAACTACTAGGGAATGATAAAAACAAAAATGCTGGTGTTTTACCTCCACCAGTGTTGAGTCAGCGTAAGCAAGTGGGTTTTAACAATGTGCTGTATGATCCTGATGGCAAAATACGTCGGAGCTTATTATATTGGCACGTTAATAATCAAGCACACGAAAGTTTTGCCTTGAAGGTGGCTTTATTGTATTTAAAGTCAAAAGGAATTACTCCCACGAAAGCAGCTAGCAATCCTGAGTATTTACAGTTAGGGAAGGCAGTTTTTCCGCCTTTTCAAGCTAATGATGGTGCTTATGTAGGGATTGATGCTGCTGGATACCAAATTTTGTCCAACTTTCCCAAACCCAGATGTCAAAGTTCATCTGTAAAATTCTGTAGTTATCGTCAGGCATCCATGAGCGATATTCTGAATAACCGAGTTCCAGAAAACTGGCTCAGAAATCGCATTGTACTCATTGGTTCCACCGCACCTAGCCTTCAAGATTTTGTATTCATTCCCTACTCTAGCCGTCTCATGGGTACGGCACAGCCTATATCTGGCATTGAATTGCAGGCTTATTTTATCAATGAGTTAATCTCAGCTGCCATTGAAGGGCGACCGTTACTTAAAGTTTGGCATGACCTAGTGGAAAACTTGTGGATTTTTGTCTGGTCTTATATAGGAGCCGTTACTACATGGCGAATACGGCACCCTACGAGGAGTCTCCTTTGTATCCTAGTTTCTTGCTTTGTGTTGAACTTGGCTGCCTACTTTGCTTTCTTGTCTGGTTGGTGGATACCAATCATTCCTCCACTGTTGACTTTCGGCATCTCAGCTATTTGGATGACCAGTCATATCGCCCATATGCAGGAAGAGTGGAAACGCTCAAAAGAGTTTTTGCATCATGTGATCAATACTATCCCTGACCCCATTTTTGTGAAAAATGAACGACATCAGTGGATTGTATTAAATGAGGCGTATTGTCGATTCATCGGTTATCCTAACCCAGTACTAATTGAAAAGTCAGACTATGACTTTTTTCCAAAACATGAAGCTGATGTATTTAGACAACAGGATGAGCTAGTTTTTCGGACTCAGCAACCCCAGGAACATGAAGAAGAATTTACCGATGCTAATGGTCAGACTCATCAAATAGCCACTAAGCGATCGCTCCACAAAGATGCCGCTGGCAATTTGTTTTTAGTTGGCGTTATCCGCGATATTACTGAACGTAAGCTAATGGAGGAAAAGCTCAAGCGTACAGCCGCCGAGTTATTCCGCTCCAATAATGAATTAAAACTCAAAGAAGACCACTTGCGTTATTTGGCATATCACGATCACCTCACTGGTCTCTCTAATCGAAAATTCTTTGTAGAACAGCTGCGCGAGTCTCTACATTGGGCGCAAAACAACAACTTGTTATTGGCACTACTGTTTATTGATTTAGATGGGTTTAAGCAAGTTAATGACACCCTCGGACACGAAATGGGCGATCGCCTATTGGTGGCGATCGCCCAACGGCTCAGCAACTCCTTACGCGCTAGTGATACAGTTTCACGTTTGGGTGGCGATGAATTTACTGTAATTTTACGTGCAATTCCGAATGTTCAAGTAGCAGCTACAGTTGCCGACAAAATTTTAGGCAGCATCGCTGAGGTAATTATTTTAGACGGATATCACACAAGAGTCTCTGCCAGTATTGGCATTAGTGTCTATCCATACAACAGTCAAGACAGCGAAACTTTGGTTAGACAAGCAGATAGTGCCATGTACAGGGCTAAGCATTTAGGTAAAAATCGTTACGAGTTTGCCTGA